In Terriglobales bacterium, the genomic stretch GTGTCTTGAGGCGCCGCTCGATCTCGTCGCGCACCGGGTAATTGTGCCAGCCGGGCAGATTGGGCGACTCGTGCAGCATGCCGGTTTCCATGTCGATGATGCCCGGCACCCCGATGCCGATCCCCGCCAGCTTCCGCCCGCCGGCGATACCCGCAGCCAGCCGCCCGATGGCGCCGCACATCTCGTCCAGCACGGAGTCGCGCCCGCGCGCTACCTCGGTTCCAGTGGTCACCTTTTCGAGGATTCGCCCGTCGTCGGCCACTGCTGCAATACGCAGGTTCGTGCCGCCCAGATCGACGCCGATGGCGAAGGAGGACATGGACGAGAGAGACTACCACGACATTCTCGAGGGATTCGCGAATTGTTGAATTGGGGAATTGCCGAACTGAAACCTGCGAATGCGGCCGAATCAGGCGCAGTTCAATTCGGCACTTCGACAATTCGCAAATTCGACAATCACTTCTGGCACTTCGGGCAATAGTGCGCGCTTCTTCCCGCCAGTACCACCCGCTTGATCGGCGCTTCGCATACCGAACAAGGCTCGCCTTCCCGCCCGTAGACGCGGTGCTCGAACTGGAACGAGCCCGGGTCTCCCTCCGAGTCCACGTAATCGGAGATGGAAGAACCCCCGGCGGCGATCGCCTGGTTCAACACCTGCTGCAACGCGTCATACAGGCGGCGCAGGTCGTCGCGCGTCAGCCGCGTCGCCTTTCGCCGCGGACGCAGCCCGGCGCGGAACAGCGACTCGTCGGCGTAGATGTTGCCCACGCCCCGCAGCAGCTTCTGATTGAGGAGCGCGTTCTTGATCGGCGTCCGTCTTCCGCGGAAGAGGCCCGTGAACAGCTCGAAGCCGATGTCCAGCGGCTCCGCGCCGGTGCCCTCAAAGCGCTCCGCTACGGCCAGCCGCCCGAACCGCCGCGGGTCCACGAAGCGCAGTTCCCGTCCCGAAGCCAGCCGCACGATGGCGTGCGTGTGCCGCTCCACTTCGGCATCTGCCGGCACTACCAGCAGCTTTCCCGTCATGCCCAGATGAACAATGAACTGACTCTGCGCGGAACGTTTGCGCAGCCGGCTCAGATCGAACACGATGTGCTTCCCTACCCGCCGCACGCCCGCGATGCGCGCCTGGTTCAGCGCCGCCGCAATCTGCTTCGCCGGCGATCTCAGCGGCTCTGGCTTTTCGCCGATCCAGACCGATTCGATGGCGTCGCCGGTCACGCGCTTCGCCAGTCCGCGCGCAATCGTCTCGACCTCGGGAAGCTCAGGCACTTCGTCCTCTCCGGTAGGCCATCGATTCTCTCACGCGCACGGTCACGATTCGCTTGGTCGTCGTGCGTTCCATGGTTTATCATTCCTCGGCACACGGCTGTTCCCGTCTTTCCCCTGCATCTCATAGATTCCAGCTAGGCCCGACGGGCAAGATGTGTGCGAATTCCGAGTGGCAACTCTCGTATGAGCAGAGGAAGAACCGCCGTCATCGTCGGCGCCCAGTGGGGCGACGAAGGCAAAGGCAAGATCGTCGACGTGCTCTCCGAGCGCTTCGACGTGGTCGCCCGCTATGCCGGCGGCCACAACGCCGGACACACCGTCCTGATCGGCGGCAAAAAGTTCATTCTGCAGCTCGTTCCCTGCGGCGTGCTCCGGACAGGCTGCAAGAGCGTCATCGGCAATGGCGTGGTGCTCGACCCCGTCGCCTTCTTGCGTGAGGTCGCCGCGCTGCGCGAAGCCGGAGTCAAGGTGGACGGCAACCTGTTCGTCTCCAGCCGTGCCCACGTCATCCTGCCCTACCACCGCATGCTGGAGTTGGCTTCCGAGAACGCGCCCGGGCGCGTCAAGATCGGCACCACCTCGCGCGGCATCGGGCCGTCGTATGAGGACAAGGCCGGCCGCCGCGGCTTGCGCGTCGCCGACCTGCTCGACTCGGCTCTGCTCAAGACTCACATCGAGAACGCATGCCGGG encodes the following:
- the mutM gene encoding bifunctional DNA-formamidopyrimidine glycosylase/DNA-(apurinic or apyrimidinic site) lyase, which produces MPELPEVETIARGLAKRVTGDAIESVWIGEKPEPLRSPAKQIAAALNQARIAGVRRVGKHIVFDLSRLRKRSAQSQFIVHLGMTGKLLVVPADAEVERHTHAIVRLASGRELRFVDPRRFGRLAVAERFEGTGAEPLDIGFELFTGLFRGRRTPIKNALLNQKLLRGVGNIYADESLFRAGLRPRRKATRLTRDDLRRLYDALQQVLNQAIAAGGSSISDYVDSEGDPGSFQFEHRVYGREGEPCSVCEAPIKRVVLAGRSAHYCPKCQK